DNA from Petropleomorpha daqingensis:
GTGCGCAGGTCGGGGCGCTCGCGCCACAGGGTCAGGGCCGACCCGATCGACCCGGACCCGCGCACGCTCGACCCACCGCCGATCGCCGTGCGCTCGTTCATCAGCGTCGTCATGGCCACGTGCCAGCCCTGGCCGACCTCGCCCAGCCGGTGGCTGTCGGGGATGCGGGCGTCGCGCAGGTAGACCTCGTTGAACTCGGCCTCGCCGGTCATCTGCCGCAGCGGCCGGACCTCGACGCCGGGGTCGGTCATGTCCAGCACGAAGTAGGTCAGCCCCTTGTGCTTGGGCTGGTCGGGATCGGTGCGGGCGAGCAGCAGCGCGCGCCGGGCGCGGTGGGCGTTCGACGTCCAGACCTTCTGCCCGTTGACGATCCAGGTGTCCCCGTCCAGGACGGCGCGGGTGGCCAGGCCCGCGAGGTCGGAGCCGGCGCCGGGCTCGCTGAACAGCTGGCACCAGATGTCGTCGCACACGTAGTCGGCCCGCAGCAGCTCGGCGGCCAGCTCGCGCGAGGCGTGCGCCATGACGGTGGGGCCGGCCATGCCGTAGCCCATGGGGTTCAGCCAGAACGGGTTCGGGCCCCCGGCACCCTGCAGGATGCCGTCGGCGACGGCC
Protein-coding regions in this window:
- a CDS encoding acyl-CoA dehydrogenase family protein; translated protein: MTDRDRVVETARRVVAEHPPAQTPQREFLGACFDAGLAWVHFPEGFGGLGVAPGLQAVADGILQGAGGPNPFWLNPMGYGMAGPTVMAHASRELAAELLRADYVCDDIWCQLFSEPGAGSDLAGLATRAVLDGDTWIVNGQKVWTSNAHRARRALLLARTDPDQPKHKGLTYFVLDMTDPGVEVRPLRQMTGEAEFNEVYLRDARIPDSHRLGEVGQGWHVAMTTLMNERTAIGGGSSVRGSGSIGSALTLWRERPDLRTPALRDRLVHLFARADAARLTGDRQRVEGGEKIGPEGSIGKLVGAELNQDVYEFCMDALGVEAGLYSGYQPGPDGGPPRTEGEDLQRKFLRSRANTIEGGTSEVLRNILGERLLGLPGDLRADTGKPWSEVPRG